The Candidatus Palauibacter australiensis region CTCCTCGTATCTTGAAGGAGGGGATGAACAGGAACAAAGCCATGGCCATCATGGCAGTCGTTGTTGCGACCGCAGCCGCTCTTGGTATGAACACCGCCACGCCCGCCCTCGTCTTGGCTGTCATTGAACTCATCAGCCAGTTCATCTCAGACGATGACGAGTAGTTGTTGGGCGGCCCGGTGGTTTGACGTGAGGAATCCTCTCAGCCTGCACGACGGGCCGATCGACGTCCGGCGCTTCCTGACCGCTTGGTCGGGCCGATTTCAGAGCCAAAAGCCTATCGACCCGAGAGAATAGGAGGGCAGACATGGCATCGAGCACGAGCGCGTTGAACAAGAGCAACCTCATCGTTCCCCTGGCCCTGATCGTCACGATCATCGGGTCGGCGTGGTGGGTGACGAGCAGCGTACGCGGAGCCGTCCAGACCGTCCGGTCGGAGCTGGAAGCGATTCACGTCGCGATCGACACGGAACTCGACGGCATCCGCGATGTGGCGGAGTCGGTGCGCGACCGCCTGGCCGACGTGGAGGATCAGGCCGACGCCATTCTGCGCAACCCGCTGGACCTGTTCCCTCGGCCGTCCGCGTCGCGGTAAGATCGGCAGCCGGCGGCGAACTGCAGTGGATCCCCTATCCGCGTCTGAATCAATGGTCACGCTGGGGATCGATCTCGCCTCGCAACCGAAGCGAACGGCCACCTGCCTGATCCGTTGGGATCGCGGGTCGGCGCGCATCGAGGCGCTATCGCTGGGCGCGACGGACGCCAACCTGCATGAGCTGTTCGGGCGTGCGGACAAGATCGGCATCGACGCCCCCTTCGGCTGGCCCGCGCCCTTCACCCGGGCCATCGCCGCCTACTCGGCAGAGACGGTCTGGCCTTCCGCCGACGTTCCCCAGCTTCGGTTTCGACGAACTGATGAGTTCGTGAGGGAGCGGCTGGGTCGATGGCCGCTGAGCGTCTCGTCGGATCTCATCGCGGTGCCCGCCATGCGAGCCGTCCGCCTGCTCGCGGAGGTGGCCGCCGCTGGTGAAACCATCGACCGGAGCGGCGGCGGCCGCTTCGTTGAAGTCTACCCCGCAGCCGCCCTCCACGTATGGGGCTTCCCCTCGCGCGGCTACAAGCGCACCAAGGGGGCGGCGGTTCGGGCCCGGCTCGTAAGCGATCTCGCCGAGCGAACCGCGGACTGGCTCAATCTCTCCGAAGAGTATTGGGCCCGGTGCAAGGCCTCCGACGACATGCTCGATGCGCTCGTCGCGGCCCTCGTGGCCAGAGCGGCCTCCAAGGGCTGCTGCGAGCCGATTCCGCCCAGCGACCGCGAGCTGGCCAAGGAGGAGGGATGGATCGCGCTACCGCGAACCGGAAGCCTCGGGCAACTCGCGTGACTGCGCCGAGCCCTTGCCTAGCGGAGAACCGGTGACGAAGCGCGGCTGCTCGCTCCCTCAACATCTTACGTCAGCGGACCTCCATCACCGCGCCAGCCTCGGGGTCTCCTAGTCGCTGGCGCACATGCCGCAGCGTCTCGGCGTAGAACCGCCCAAGCTCGTCTTCCCGTGCCCGAACGTCGCTTAACATGACGCCGAGGTAGATGACCGCGCCGGGCTGGTCCGTGGCCGCGAAGAACTGAGGTTGGATGATCCCGGCCGAAACGATCCGGTCGTACTCGTGGAGCGATTCCTGAATGGCGTACGTGAGGGAGAGCGTGGAGAGAATCGGCAAATCGAAGTGCCGCACGGCTTCGGTCACGCTGGCCAACTCCCACGCCGTACTCCTCAGCGGCGTGAGGCCGAGCCCTTCCGGCAGTGCTCCGCTGATCGAGATCCTCTGGCGCTCGCCCCCTTCGGCAGCCCGCT contains the following coding sequences:
- a CDS encoding DUF429 domain-containing protein, translated to MVTLGIDLASQPKRTATCLIRWDRGSARIEALSLGATDANLHELFGRADKIGIDAPFGWPAPFTRAIAAYSAETVWPSADVPQLRFRRTDEFVRERLGRWPLSVSSDLIAVPAMRAVRLLAEVAAAGETIDRSGGGRFVEVYPAAALHVWGFPSRGYKRTKGAAVRARLVSDLAERTADWLNLSEEYWARCKASDDMLDALVAALVARAASKGCCEPIPPSDRELAKEEGWIALPRTGSLGQLA